The following proteins are co-located in the Bdellovibrionales bacterium genome:
- the rpsL gene encoding 30S ribosomal protein S12: protein MPTINQLIRKERKDKRYRSKSPALTSCPQRRGVCTRVYTTTPKKPNSALRKVAKVRLSNGYEVISYIPGIGHNLQEHSVVLIRGGRVKDLPGCRYHIVRGVLDTQGVQNRLRSRSKYGTKRPKKT from the coding sequence ATGCCTACAATTAACCAGTTAATTCGTAAAGAACGTAAAGATAAACGATATCGTAGTAAATCACCTGCGCTCACAAGCTGCCCCCAACGTCGTGGCGTTTGTACTCGCGTGTATACGACAACACCAAAGAAGCCAAACTCAGCTCTTAGAAAAGTGGCGAAAGTTCGCTTGTCTAACGGATACGAAGTTATCTCTTACATTCCTGGTATCGGTCACAACCTTCAAGAGCACAGTGTGGTCTTGATTCGTGGAGGTCGTGTAAAGGATCTTCCAGGTTGTCGTTATCACATCGTCCGCGGCGTTCTTGATACACAAGGTGTACAAAACCGTCTCAGATCTCGTTCTAAATATGGCACTAAACGTCCTAAGAAAACTTAA
- the rpsG gene encoding 30S ribosomal protein S7 — protein sequence MSRRKGSVKRETVPDPIFNDTLVAKFANRIMLSGKKSTAYRMLYSALDELKGKVANEEPLQIFKKAVENVKPQLEVRSRRVGGATYQVPVDVRPARRIALALTWIVTYARERGEKEMSLRLANELMDAYNNRGNSIKKKEDVHRMAEANRAFSHYNW from the coding sequence ATGTCTCGTCGTAAAGGCAGTGTAAAAAGAGAAACAGTTCCAGATCCAATCTTCAATGATACATTGGTGGCTAAATTCGCAAACCGCATCATGTTGAGTGGAAAAAAATCGACCGCATATCGTATGCTTTATTCAGCTCTTGATGAACTCAAAGGCAAAGTAGCAAACGAAGAACCTCTTCAGATTTTCAAAAAAGCTGTAGAAAACGTAAAACCACAACTTGAAGTTCGTTCTCGCCGTGTCGGTGGAGCCACTTACCAAGTTCCTGTGGATGTGCGACCAGCTCGTCGTATCGCTTTAGCTTTAACATGGATTGTAACTTACGCTCGTGAGCGTGGTGAAAAGGAAATGTCACTTCGTCTAGCGAACGAGTTAATGGATGCGTACAATAACCGCGGAAACTCCATTAAGAAAAAAGAAGACGTGCACAGAATGGCAGAAGCCAACCGCGCGTTCTCTCACTACAACTGGTAA